A window from Rana temporaria chromosome 8, aRanTem1.1, whole genome shotgun sequence encodes these proteins:
- the LOC120910581 gene encoding zinc finger protein 260-like, with product MENNSEQAMGLAKGGHTIPHHHQGEDLMIMKVEGEVEETYVRDDQKYTEEAGMTRTFIEEDTPTEISTGPAMEKPAKDRLTLSPGCKMEDEDITGDCGGEKTMSSTMDGGLHSVDRPRNPSDSEQPRTGEKRHACPECGESFLHKYRLAVHQRSHTGKKIFSCPECEKCFLSKSDLVLHRRSHTGEKPYSCSKCGIYFSQKSSLSAHLRRHVGEEMIYSCPECGESFRYKKDLAVHHRSHPGKGLYSCPECGKCFPKKFKLMRHQKCHEEKKYSCSECGKSFLQNSHLTEHKLRHTGQRLYSCSECGKSFVCKSDLTKHERSHKGAKPKSYTCAECGKCFSHKTNLNVHLKYHTGEKPHSCSECGKCFVSKLNLDAHLRSHTGEKPYSCPECGKRYSWKSTLVIHQKTHAGGDGAFSCSECGKRYQLKAQLAIHQRTHTGVKPYSCSKCGKHFMTHSHLARHQVAHAKEKLFSCSECGKSYLDKCNLVVHQRSHTGERPYACSECEKRFLCKSHLTKHQRSHTGEKPYSCSECGKCFRKKPQLVRHEGFHTGEKPYSCSECGKSFLRKSDLTKHQRSHAEEKSYTCSECGKCFERKPQLVRHGRSHVGEKPDPFYSCRECGESFSRKYRLAVHKRSHTGEKLHSCPECGKCFLYKSDLETHQRSHKGEKPNSCAE from the exons ATGGAGAATAACAGTGAGCAAGCCATGGGCTTGGCAAAA ggaggtcacaccatccctcaccatcatcag ggtgaagatctgatgatCATGAAAGTTGAGGGTGaagtagaagagacgtatgtgagggatgatcagaaaTATACAgaggaggctggaatgacgaggacattcatagaggaggacactcctacagagatcagcacag GACCCGCCATGGAGAAACCCGCAAAGGATCGTCTCACTTTATCTCCAGGTtgtaaaatggaagatgaggacatcacaggagaTTGTGGAGGAGAAAAGACAATGAGCTCCACTATGGATGGAGGACTTCACAGTGTGGATAGACCACGGAATCCCTCTGACTCTGAGCAACCTCGTACAGGTGAAAAGCGACACGCGTGTCCCGAGTGCGGGGAATCCTTCCTACATAAATACCGTCTCGCTGTGCACCAGAGATCGCACACGGGCAAGAAGATCTTCTCGTGTCCcgagtgcgagaaatgttttcTCAGCAAATCGGACTTGGTCCTGCATCGGAGatcccacacgggggagaagccatattcctgctcTAAATGCGGGATCTATTTTTcgcagaagtccagtctttccgcaCATTTGAGAAGGCACGTCGGCGAGGAGATGatctattcctgtcctgagtgcggagaATCTTTTCGGTATAAGAAAGACCTCGCTGTACATCATAGATCGCACCCGGGTAAGGGGCTCTATTCCTgccccgagtgcgggaaatgtttccctAAGAAATTCAAACTGATGAGACATCAGAAGTGTCACGAGGAGAAgaagtattcctgttctgagtgcgggaaaagttttctACAGAATTCCCATCTTACCGAACATAAGCTGCGCCACACAGGTCAGAGGCTGTATTCCTGCTCCGAGTGTGGGAAGAGCTTTGTCTGTAAGTCCGATCTCACTAAACACGAGAGGTCTCACAAAGGCGCAAAGCCAAAGTCCTATACTtgtgctgagtgcgggaaatgtttttcacataaaaCCAATCTCAATGTGCATCTGAAATACCACACGGGTGAAAAGCCGCATTCCTgctccgagtgcgggaaatgtttcgtaTCTAAACTTAATCTCGATGCGCATCtgaggtctcacacgggggagaaaccgtaTAGCTGCCCCGAGTGCGGGAAACGTTATTCTTGGAAATCAACACTTGTCATACATCAAAAAACTCACGCGGGGGGTGATGGGGCGTTTTCCTGCTCGGAGTGCGGGAAACGTTATCAGCTGAAAGCCCAACTTGCAATACATCAGAGAACCCACACAGGGGTGAAACCATATTCCTGCTCTAAGTGCGGGAAACATTTTATGACTCATTCACATCTTGCTAGACATCAGGTAGCTCATGCCAAGGAGAAGCTGTTTTCCTGCtccgagtgcgggaaaagttATCTAGATAAATGTAATCTCGTCGTGCATCAGAggtcacacacgggggagaggcCGTATGCTTGCTCTGAGTGCGAGAAACGTTTCTTATGCAAGTCTCATCTCACTAagcatcagaggtctcacacgggggaaaagccatacTCTTgctccgagtgcgggaaatgttttagaaAGAAGCCGCAACTCGTCAGACATGAAGGAttccacacgggggagaagccatattcttgcTCTGAGTGCGGTAAAAGCTTTTTGCGCAAGTCTGATCTCACTAAGCACCAGAGGTCTCACGCGGAGGAAAAGTCGTATAcctgctctgagtgcgggaaatgttttgaaaGGAAACCGCAGCTTGTCAGACATGGGAGGTCCCACGTGGGGGAGAAGCCAGATCCCTTTTATTCCTGCCGCGAGTGCGGGGAATCTTTTTCACGGAAGTATCGTCTCGCTGTGCACAAGAGGTCGCACACGGGTGAGAAACTTCATTCCTGtccggagtgcgggaaatgttttctttATAAATCAGACCTGGAAACGCATCAAAGGTCTCACAAGGGGGAGAAGCCGAattcctgtgctgagtga